The genomic stretch TGGAACACTTGAAGAGGATTTCATCAAAGAAGAGTTGATAATATCTGGAAAAAACATTTTACTTGGGAATAGTGCAAGTTATGAAAATAATCATGTAGAAGCAATAGAATTAATAAAAAATTTAAATTTAGAGAACAGACAAGTTATCTGCCCATTAAGTTATGGATTAGAAGATTATGCAAAAGAGGTTATTAGACATGGCGAAACAGTATTAAGTAATAATTTTGAAGCACTAATAGATTTCATGAAAATAGAAGAGTACAACAAAATAATATCAACTTGTTCAATTGTAGTGATGAATCATTTACGACAACAAGCTGTTGGAAATATTGTTATTATGATGTATTTTGGTGCAAAAGTATTTTTAAATAAAGATAATCCAGTGTATGATTTTTTTATAAATAACGGAGCGATTGTTTTTTCTATGGAAGAATTGACCAATAAAAATATAAATATTGATTTGACTGAAGAAGAAAAAATAATCAATAAAGAAATGCTAAAAAAATATTGGGCTAAAGAAATAATACTAGAAAAAACAAAAAAATTAATAAAAATAATGAAAGAAAACTAACTTGAGCCTAAAACAAAAAGCCATCAGCGGTGTAAAATGGACTACATTTTCTACTGTTATCACTACTGTACTACAACTACTACAATTAGCTATATTGGCAAGGTTTTTAGAACCAACTGCCTTTGGACTTATGGCGTTGGTGATGGTAGTCATTGGGTTTTCGCAAGCATTTTTAGATATGGGTATATCTAACGCCATTATCCATAAGCAAGAGATTACAAAAGACCAACTAAGCACACTTTACTGGGTAAATGTACTTGCAGGTTTTTTGCTCTTTCTTATCATCATAGTCATTGCTCCTTTTGTGGCAGAGTTTTATAAAGAGCCTGAGCTTACTGAGCTTATATTTATAGTGGCACTTACCTTCATAATCCAGCCATTTGGACAACAGTTTATGGTGCTATGGCAAAAAGAGATGCGTTTTAGTGAGATAGCAAAGATAGATATAGTAAACAAATCTATCTCTTTAGTAGTCTCTGTGTATCTAGCCTATAAAGGTTTTGGCGTGTATGCTTTGGTATATGGAACACTTGCAGGCATAGTAAGCCAAACAGTACAGTTTATGTACAAAGGACTCAAAGAGTACCGACCATCATTTGTGTTTAAACTAAGTGAGATAAAAGAGTTTTTGAGTTTTGGAGCTTACC from Poseidonibacter antarcticus encodes the following:
- a CDS encoding TDP-N-acetylfucosamine:lipid II N-acetylfucosaminyltransferase; the encoded protein is MILHIVPDDKFIDMAYNMFEKASPNNNEFMVVTQKDKFKYIKTTPITKITRKEILSKEFSDSLKKYEFIVFHVLSDIDKKLVLNAKENVKFLWLGWGFDYYCYLDKKLLDSRTLKLKESLATSKDFFGKDILRSLKNFIKYNILYKNIDNLEKVFNRINYFAPVLYEDYLLVQNQFKTFHLKYLDWNYGTLEEDFIKEELIISGKNILLGNSASYENNHVEAIELIKNLNLENRQVICPLSYGLEDYAKEVIRHGETVLSNNFEALIDFMKIEEYNKIISTCSIVVMNHLRQQAVGNIVIMMYFGAKVFLNKDNPVYDFFINNGAIVFSMEELTNKNINIDLTEEEKIINKEMLKKYWAKEIILEKTKKLIKIMKEN